One window of the Populus nigra chromosome 4, ddPopNigr1.1, whole genome shotgun sequence genome contains the following:
- the LOC133692957 gene encoding PHD finger protein EHD3-like yields the protein MVGEEGMGNGEGTEEIVQPLKIEAMDNGFGNDGVEASSGSSEGFRTYKRRRNTRSSLDGKGQQDGKSFMEAASRFSDQTIKNDSQDHLRENHASLNHSGDVSQRQWRKFVLDYMYQSSSNDEHGIQRCIRDALMMAESGNCNADWHKSPSLGRMANGTHSTAKGHVGVISNGTLEESQHHSVTDLCQHAFLNILLSEKFTSLCKLLFENFKGMTTDSILSLNFIDKRMKEGAYDRLPLLFCEDIEQFWRKLQGFGAELISLAKSLSDISKTCYNERVGGLVDCTFEDKKHEDSNSHGKPEQTDACYVYRVCSCRRCGEKADGRDCLVCDSCEQMYHVSCIVPGVREIPPKSWYCHNCTTSGMGPPHKNCVACERLSCCRTQNKQADDEIGLSTQEPFNDFEEASNFSANNEVKLSSEGTGNVCTCKICGSPVGNGEKIKICDHSECPGKYYHVRCLTTRQIDSCGHRWYCPSCLCRVCITDRDDDKIVLCDGCDHAYHLYCMIPPRISVPKGKWFCRQCGVKIQRLRRARRAYEKSESHRKKNDEGVKKESENLKKLYEEGGEESDKGRGMDMLITAALNCEVGCQSNEELKSM from the exons ATGGTTGGTGAAGAAGGAATGGGCAATGGTGAGGGTACAGAAGAAATAGTTCAGCCCTTAAAGATTGAAGCAATGGACAATGGGTTTGGAAATGACGGTGTTGAAGCAAGCTCTGGCAGCAGTGAAGGTTTTCGAACTTACAAGAGACGCAGGAACACGAGGTCAAGTTTGGATGGGAAAGGTCAACAGGATGGGAAATCTTTTATGGAAGCTGCTAGTAGATTTTCAGACCAG ACCATAAAGAATGATTCACAGGACCATCTTCGTGAGAATCATGCTTCTTTGAATCATTCAGGTGACGTTTCACAGAGGCAGTGGAGAAAATTTGTCCTTGACTACATGTATCAATCATCAAGTAATGATGAACATGGCATACAGAGGTGCATCAGGGATGCACTTATGATGGCA GAATCTGGTAACTGTAATGCAGATTGGCATAAGTCACCTTCATTGGGGCGGATGGCTAATGGAACTCACAGCACAGCTAAAGGGCATGTAGGTGTCATTTCAAATGGTACTTTGGAAGAATCACAGCATCACAGTGTAACTGACTTGTGCCAGCATGCTTTCCTTAACATCCTACTGTCAGAAAAGTTCACCTCTCTTTGTAAGCTACTGTTTGAAAATTTCAAAGGAATGACGACTGACAGCATTCTTAGCCTGAATTTCATAGACAAAAGAATGAAAGAGGGAGCTTATGACCGTTTGCCTCTGCTTTTCTGTGAGGATATTGAGCAG ttctggagaAAACTTCAAGGTTTTGGTGCTGAATTAATCTCTCTCGCAAAGAGCCTATCAGACATATCAAAGACTTGCTATAATGAACGG GTGGGAGGATTAGTAGACTGTACATTTGAAGATAAAAAGCATGAG GATTCCAATTCTCATGGCAAGCCAGAGCAAACAGATGCTTGTTATGTCTACAGAGTCTGCAGTTGCAGGCGTTGTGGGGAGAAGGCAGATGGGAGGGATTGTTTAGTTTGTGATTCATGTGAGCAAATGTACCATGTCTCTTGTATTGTGCCAGGTGTCAGAGAGATTCCCCCCAAAAGCTGGTACTGTCACAACTGCACCACAAGTGGAATGGGACCCCCTCATAAGAATTGTGTAGCATGTGAGAGATTGAGTTGCTGCAGGACCCAAAATAAGCAAGCTGATGATGAAATTGGTTTATCAACTCAAGAACCATTCAATGATTTTGAAGAGGCATCAAATTTTAGCGCGAATAATGAGGTCAAACTTTCATCAGAAGGGACTGGAAATGTGTGCACCTGTAAAATCTGTGGAAGTCCAGTGGGTAATGGAGAGAAGATAAAGATTTGTGATCACTCTGAATGCCCTGGCAAGTACTACCATGTGAGATGCTTGACAACAAGGCAGATAGATTCATGTGGTCATCGTTGGTATTGCCCTTCTTGTTTATGCAGAGTTTGCATCACTGATAGAGATGATGATAAGATTGTTTTATGTGACGGCTGTGACCATGCATACCACCTTTATTGCATGATTCCACCACGCATTTCTGTACCAAAAGGGAAATGGTTTTGCAGACAGTGTGGTGTGAAAATACAGCGATTACGCAGGGCACGGAGGGCATATGAGAAATCTGAAAGTCATCGGAAAAAGAATGATGAGGGGGTTAAAAAGGAATCTGAAAACCTCAAGAAACTTTACGAGGAGGGTGGAGAAGAATCAGATAAAGGTAGAGGAATGGACATGCTTATAACTGCAGCACTAAATTGTGAAGTTGGCTGCCAATCGAATGAAGAGTTGAAAAGCATGTGA
- the LOC133690473 gene encoding uncharacterized protein LOC133690473 produces the protein MKVTWKKESKKRPLAAISKYPNLPFDQQDMLHNDDEDNNSDTRQLGASHKSLDSEASNRQLADSFQDLGNKLAEDGKYREALGKWEAALNLMPGNAVLHEQKAQVLLEIGDPWSALKAATRATELESSWAEAWITLGRAQLNFGEPDSAIESFDKALAIKPDSKEAQGDRHGALQLVKKRRQLHSSGLSSKENRYVVSDKTESS, from the exons ATGAAAGTAACATGGAAGAAGGAGAGCAAGAAGCGACCTTTAGCAGCCATATCAAAGTACCCAAACCTCCCTTTTGATCAACAAGATATGCTCCACAACGACGACGAAGACAATAATAGCGATACCAGGCAACTGGGTGCCTCTCACAAGTCCTTGGATTCAGAAGCATCCAATAGACAACTCGCCGACTCTTTCCAAGACCTAGGCAACAAGCTAGCCGAG GATGGAAAATATCGTGAGGCACTTGGGAAATGGGAGGCTGCTCTTAATTTGATGCCTGGAAATGCAGTCTTACATGAGCAAAAGGCACAGGTTTTGCTTGAAATTGGAGATCCCTGGAGTGCATTGAAGGCAGCAACTC GAGCAACTGAGTTGGAATCGTCATGGGCGGAG GCATGGATCACCCTTGGCAGAGCACAGTTGAACTTTGGGGAGCCTGACAGCGCAATTGAAAGCTTTGATAAAGCATTAGCCATTAAG CCTGATTCTAAGGAAGCTCAAGGTGACAGACACGGTGCATTACAGCTTGTAAAGAAGCGAAGGCAGCTTCATTCATCAGGTTTGAGTAGTAAAGAGAACCGTTATGTGGTCAGTGACAAGACTGAGAGCTCCTGA
- the LOC133692754 gene encoding BTB/POZ domain-containing protein At4g08455-like: MRGHLCTASRVDTECETDSDSETMRCISCKEYYSRCDAGTCKECYEEASDTEEELKREIEDLKAKVAFLRFWSPLDLHITHRSPAGPCFTDVVLIASSDDGLIGTRPSVPVPAHKAVLVSRSPVFKAMLENDMEESRSGTIKISDVSYDALRSFVNYLYTAEACLDEQMACDLLVLAEKYEVKHLKAYCEKFLVSKLNWDNSVMSYAFAHQHNAKHMLETALSLITDNMDKLTKRKEYIELVEEDPRLVVEIYEAYLSKQVNTAAHKDSSSMKP; this comes from the exons ATGAGAGGCCACCTCTGTACAGCGTCCCGGGTAGACACAGAATGCGAGACTGACTCCGACTCCGAAACCATGAGGTGCATATCTTGTAAGGAGTACTACAGCAGATGCGATGCCGGAACTTGCAAAGAGTGTTACGAGGAAGCAAGCGATACTGAAGAAGAGCTTAAAAGAGAGATCGAAGATCTCAAAGCTAAAGTTGCCTTCTTGCGTTTCTGGTCTCCTCTTGATCTCCACATCACTCATCGCTCTCCAGCTGGCCCTTGCTTCACCGATGTCGTTTTGATTGCTTCCTCCGATGATGGGCTTATCGGGACTCGCCCATCCGTGCCTGTTCCTGCTCACAAGGCTGTTTTG GTGAGCCGTTCCCCGGTCTTCAAAGCGATGCTTGAGAATGACATGGAAGAAAGCCGGAGTGGCACCATCAAGATCAGTGATGTATCATATGATGCACTTCGAAGCTTTGTCAACTATCTGTACACTGCTGAAGCGTGCCTTGATGAGCAGATGGCCTGTGACCTTTTAGTATTAGCTGAAAAATACGAGGTGAAGCATCTCAAGGCCTATTGTGAGAAGTTTTTGGTGTCAAAACTGAACTGGGACAACTCAGTCATGAGCTATGCCTTTGCCCATCAGCATAATGCAAAGCATATGCTTGAAACAGCGTTGTCATTGATCACTGACAACATGGACAAACTTACCAAAAGGAAGGAATACATAGAGCTTGTGGAAGAGGATCCCCGGCTTGTCGTGGAGATTTATGAAGCGTATCTGTCCAAACAGGTTAATACAGCAGCGCACAAGGATTCTTCTTCCATGAAGCCATAG